One stretch of Chitinophaga pendula DNA includes these proteins:
- a CDS encoding glucoamylase family protein — protein sequence MNKAYSRQVSSFLPHEDILTQFEHEPPPFRSELFDAEQMLQYCRQLAGRHKLIAGLDNKIMFRSLSDNKEKINRIHKVLAEAGSGDDAIELHEWRTNFYLIEDQLSKAKMLLTAANKKLPRLQGESGKDYPRIYRIITAFIAHSNAQVDINNLLAFVNTYQTISPLQTGELRAIQLVLKVALIENLVRVAARIAVAKINQGIADSWAARIATANENGIEALNTLWIDFLLSGHAYKDVVIAEVIRYLQEKSPKAAIPMSRLEQILSEKSLTGKSVMVLVNEELTMEKVSFRNCLSSIRMLDTVDWSSFIDAANTIDPILSKEHSGVYPLMEFHTRDRYRREVGAIARQANVAETVIADHVRRLADNAHIAGDTAYGRSHVGYFLIGEGRKQLAEMLGIPWSKKSPQPIGRKALILYLGGFLLFTALLSAVFFNQLQHEARSLMVWLLMSVAIISGAGQLAKLLVDMVASCFTKPVLLPRLDYANGIPDSAKTLVVVPALLFKEEDVKELVHALEVRYLANRTPNLYFGLVTDFSDASDEIMPGDDQILELLADGITALNDKYNSAGDDLFFLFHRPRCWNPLEKIWMGYERKRGKLMGLTALLRGEANEFSRVIGDTTLFAGIRYVITLDADTQLPRDAAWKMTGTMAHPLNHPEYCEKRLRVIAGYGMLQPRMANDLREMNQSRYHRFSGSGPDLDPYTRAIPDLYQDLFGEGSFVGKGIYDVDIVLKALHNRFPDDRVLSHDLLEGSYVRSGLLNDVKLYEQVTGYNAEIKRKHRWIRGDWQIASWIGPFVPTQDNRKVNNPISALSRWKMLDNLRISLMPVGNLLLLVLGMTVLSNTLFWTMAGILTMMSPALITLISKLFSKPVRLLTAEHWMACIKDTAADFLLRIYEILVLPYEAYLAIDAILRAVWRVYVSKRRLLEWVPSANFKNIGNADLLTTCKNMLVGPALSVFVVAYWILTGKDISFMPVVLLAGWLLSPVCAWWMNHPDDITLDQITREQTLFLHQQARKIWAYFETFINESGNWLPPDHFQEHPVKVLKDYTSPTNMGLALLANLTAHDFGYLTSDRIVVQLNNILHAMGRLERYKGHFYNWYNIHSLSPCYPRYVSTVDSGNLAGHLMTLRQGITDVNDSPLISITQFKGLLDTALVLETTMTGTQTLQSFIQQLHAITKEELSSLEQINVHLSACIDAVNDLGSSLRREYDKDSDAVFWIGRLEDQCDAMQSVLDNYFPWVSWTDLPASWQELLPSQALSPQGLKKCNSTIKEAINQLDHPTLTHQERAVLHRLANAWEKTEITASHLLQEVAYIRVKCTAFADMDYDFLYNKENMLLSIGYQMETESLDPDYYDELASEARLASYAAICQGKIPVKNWFALGRPLVQTDEGLVMLSANGTMFEYLMPLLVMPDFDNTLLNQACKAAVTAQIAYGNKKGIPWGFSESEYYALDANSNYQYKVFGAPDLSLRQSYLSEDSVVAPYASAMALMVSPAAACRNLELLAKQQFSGRYGFFEAIDYTRSRVPGGQQFGLVRSYMVHHQGMALLGMAYLLQDKPMQRRFMQDPELESSILLLQEKFPLDVPFHIKGTSTDNPGEHEETGLSMSDNDWIKYPAANGEEEVQLLSNGRYHTILSNKGKYLSRWKNASVSSWTKPAIYPSGLRCYVYDPAGEQYCTSLNYYTGEPQEQGKMGFSAGSAVCYHESNGLHIREELSIAPDDDMEVRRISVYNDTNKKKEIEIISYATAALDNSFVAIPVPILPDGQVVLFVKNAKHDNTSQVCLFHTTVVESGTVLSEEYIATADGGKGEEHKHTQMPGQENNPLLAAGIRNKILVAPKETVIVNVLMGVGETKEQSIDIVRKMQQQQGISAVITDARRHALMVKKRVNLTDANARLFRRLAGSTIFSTPVADNTRTDLRDVAEKPATLLLKIKSTAHSDVILQIVQLHAYWRMHGIITDLVIWNEDTSCYRHFLQKLIFEIINNGVSAELLNRHGGGIFIRMVAEYNEEEKRLLQDAVGIIVAKNWNTSFHLSKWNSNINEKIVTA from the coding sequence ATGAATAAAGCCTATTCACGTCAGGTTTCGTCGTTTCTCCCCCATGAGGATATACTGACACAGTTTGAACATGAGCCCCCGCCATTCAGGTCTGAATTGTTTGATGCAGAGCAAATGCTGCAATATTGCCGCCAGCTGGCAGGCAGACATAAACTGATTGCCGGGCTGGATAATAAAATAATGTTCAGAAGCCTCTCGGACAACAAAGAGAAGATAAACAGGATTCATAAAGTACTAGCGGAAGCCGGTTCCGGTGACGATGCTATTGAACTGCATGAATGGAGAACAAATTTTTATCTCATAGAAGATCAGCTGTCCAAAGCTAAAATGTTGCTGACTGCAGCAAACAAGAAACTGCCTAGGTTACAGGGCGAATCAGGCAAGGATTATCCGCGTATATACAGGATCATCACCGCATTTATCGCACACTCCAATGCGCAGGTTGATATCAACAACCTGCTGGCATTTGTCAATACTTATCAAACAATCTCTCCTTTACAGACCGGAGAGTTACGAGCTATACAACTGGTACTGAAAGTCGCATTAATAGAAAATCTGGTGAGGGTAGCTGCCCGGATAGCCGTAGCAAAGATCAACCAGGGTATCGCAGATAGCTGGGCTGCCCGGATTGCTACTGCCAACGAAAATGGAATAGAAGCACTTAATACGTTATGGATAGATTTTCTACTGTCAGGTCATGCCTATAAGGACGTCGTCATAGCAGAGGTAATACGGTACCTGCAGGAAAAGAGTCCCAAAGCTGCTATCCCAATGTCCCGGCTGGAACAGATACTGAGCGAAAAGTCCTTGACAGGAAAAAGCGTCATGGTATTGGTCAATGAAGAGCTTACAATGGAAAAAGTGAGCTTCAGGAACTGTCTGAGTAGTATCCGCATGCTGGATACTGTAGACTGGTCCTCCTTTATAGATGCTGCCAATACAATCGATCCGATCTTGTCAAAAGAACATAGTGGGGTATATCCATTAATGGAATTTCATACTCGTGACAGATACAGGAGGGAAGTGGGAGCTATTGCACGGCAGGCGAATGTGGCGGAAACTGTCATTGCTGATCATGTGCGCAGGCTGGCAGATAATGCCCATATAGCAGGCGATACCGCCTATGGCAGATCCCATGTTGGTTATTTCCTTATTGGAGAAGGACGTAAACAGCTGGCGGAAATGCTGGGCATACCATGGAGTAAAAAGAGCCCTCAACCAATAGGTAGAAAAGCATTAATACTTTATCTGGGAGGCTTTTTACTGTTTACCGCTTTGCTGTCAGCCGTGTTCTTTAACCAACTGCAACACGAGGCGCGCAGTCTGATGGTATGGCTGCTGATGTCTGTTGCCATTATTTCAGGTGCCGGTCAACTGGCGAAGTTACTGGTAGATATGGTAGCTTCCTGTTTTACCAAACCGGTGTTGCTGCCACGTCTTGACTATGCCAATGGAATACCGGACTCCGCAAAGACCCTGGTAGTAGTTCCTGCCTTATTGTTTAAAGAAGAAGATGTAAAAGAACTGGTACATGCATTAGAAGTACGTTACCTGGCCAATAGAACACCTAACCTGTATTTTGGACTGGTAACAGACTTCAGCGATGCGTCGGATGAAATAATGCCTGGAGACGATCAGATATTAGAGCTGCTGGCAGATGGCATAACGGCGTTGAATGACAAATATAATAGCGCCGGCGACGACCTCTTTTTCCTGTTCCACCGCCCACGGTGCTGGAACCCACTGGAGAAGATATGGATGGGCTATGAACGGAAAAGAGGCAAACTGATGGGATTAACAGCATTGCTGAGAGGAGAGGCGAATGAGTTTTCCCGGGTGATAGGTGATACAACACTTTTTGCCGGGATCAGGTATGTGATTACATTGGATGCGGACACGCAGCTGCCAAGAGATGCCGCCTGGAAAATGACAGGTACCATGGCACATCCGTTAAATCACCCGGAATATTGTGAGAAGAGATTACGCGTAATAGCAGGATATGGCATGCTGCAACCCAGAATGGCCAATGACCTGCGCGAAATGAATCAAAGCAGGTATCATCGCTTCAGCGGCAGCGGTCCCGATCTGGATCCTTATACCCGGGCTATTCCCGACCTCTATCAGGATCTGTTTGGCGAAGGGTCTTTTGTCGGAAAAGGAATATATGATGTAGATATTGTATTAAAGGCGTTGCACAATCGCTTTCCGGACGATCGCGTACTAAGTCATGATCTGCTGGAGGGGTCCTATGTCAGATCAGGGCTATTGAATGATGTAAAACTGTATGAACAGGTCACCGGATATAACGCAGAGATCAAACGGAAACATAGATGGATACGTGGAGACTGGCAGATCGCTAGTTGGATTGGTCCTTTCGTACCTACCCAGGATAATAGGAAAGTTAACAATCCTATCTCAGCATTGTCCCGTTGGAAAATGTTGGATAACCTGCGCATAAGTCTCATGCCGGTTGGAAACCTGCTGCTGCTGGTGTTAGGAATGACCGTGTTGTCAAATACCCTTTTCTGGACAATGGCCGGAATACTGACTATGATGTCTCCGGCGTTGATAACGTTAATATCCAAGTTGTTTTCCAAACCGGTAAGGCTCCTGACAGCAGAACATTGGATGGCCTGCATAAAAGATACCGCCGCCGATTTTCTACTCAGAATATATGAGATATTGGTACTCCCATATGAAGCCTACCTGGCCATCGATGCCATACTACGTGCCGTCTGGAGAGTATATGTCAGTAAAAGAAGATTGTTGGAATGGGTGCCGTCCGCGAATTTTAAAAATATTGGTAATGCAGACCTGCTGACCACCTGCAAAAACATGCTTGTAGGACCGGCTTTGAGTGTATTTGTGGTAGCATATTGGATACTGACAGGTAAGGATATCTCTTTTATGCCGGTCGTACTACTGGCAGGTTGGTTACTTTCTCCCGTATGCGCCTGGTGGATGAATCATCCGGATGATATCACACTGGATCAGATCACTAGAGAACAGACATTGTTCCTGCATCAGCAGGCAAGGAAGATCTGGGCCTACTTTGAGACATTTATCAATGAATCGGGTAACTGGCTGCCTCCCGATCACTTCCAGGAGCACCCGGTAAAAGTCTTAAAAGATTATACCTCCCCCACCAATATGGGCCTGGCATTATTAGCCAATTTAACGGCGCATGATTTTGGATACCTGACCAGTGATCGCATTGTAGTGCAGTTGAATAATATCCTGCACGCCATGGGAAGATTGGAACGTTATAAAGGCCATTTCTATAACTGGTATAATATTCATAGCCTTAGCCCCTGCTACCCGCGTTATGTGTCCACGGTCGATAGCGGGAATCTTGCCGGCCACCTGATGACGCTCCGGCAGGGGATCACCGATGTGAATGACTCACCGCTTATAAGCATCACACAGTTTAAAGGGTTGCTGGATACAGCGTTGGTGCTTGAGACAACAATGACTGGTACGCAGACGCTACAATCGTTTATACAACAATTGCATGCTATCACTAAAGAAGAGCTTTCTTCACTGGAACAGATCAACGTACATCTTTCCGCTTGTATTGATGCAGTGAATGATCTGGGAAGTAGCCTAAGACGTGAATATGATAAGGATAGTGATGCTGTTTTCTGGATCGGCAGATTGGAAGACCAATGTGATGCTATGCAGTCGGTATTGGATAACTATTTCCCATGGGTATCCTGGACTGATTTACCTGCATCTTGGCAGGAATTGCTACCGTCGCAGGCATTATCTCCACAGGGGTTAAAAAAATGTAATAGCACTATAAAAGAGGCTATTAACCAGTTAGACCATCCCACATTGACCCACCAGGAGCGGGCCGTCTTACACCGATTGGCGAATGCTTGGGAGAAAACGGAAATAACAGCCAGTCACTTATTACAAGAGGTCGCCTATATCCGTGTGAAATGTACAGCGTTTGCCGATATGGACTATGATTTTCTCTATAATAAGGAGAATATGCTGTTAAGTATCGGTTACCAAATGGAAACGGAAAGCCTGGATCCGGATTACTATGATGAATTAGCATCCGAAGCTCGATTGGCAAGTTATGCAGCCATTTGCCAGGGCAAAATACCGGTGAAGAACTGGTTTGCATTGGGGCGCCCGCTGGTACAGACTGATGAAGGCCTGGTGATGTTATCTGCAAATGGTACTATGTTCGAATATCTGATGCCACTATTGGTAATGCCGGATTTTGATAATACCTTGTTGAACCAGGCTTGTAAAGCTGCAGTAACCGCCCAGATAGCTTACGGTAATAAAAAAGGAATCCCCTGGGGATTTTCAGAGTCAGAGTACTATGCATTGGATGCCAATTCGAACTATCAATATAAAGTGTTTGGAGCGCCCGATCTGAGCCTGCGGCAAAGTTATTTAAGTGAAGACAGTGTCGTAGCCCCCTATGCATCCGCTATGGCATTGATGGTGTCTCCAGCAGCAGCATGCCGTAATCTGGAACTGCTCGCCAAACAGCAATTCAGTGGCCGGTATGGATTCTTTGAGGCAATAGATTACACCCGCTCCCGCGTACCGGGTGGGCAGCAGTTCGGTCTGGTAAGATCCTATATGGTACACCATCAGGGAATGGCTCTATTGGGTATGGCATATCTGCTCCAGGATAAACCCATGCAACGCCGCTTTATGCAAGACCCGGAACTGGAATCTTCAATTCTCTTGCTGCAGGAAAAGTTCCCACTGGACGTACCCTTCCATATTAAAGGAACAAGCACTGATAACCCCGGCGAACACGAAGAGACCGGTTTGTCAATGTCGGACAACGATTGGATAAAGTATCCGGCTGCAAATGGAGAAGAAGAAGTGCAATTGTTATCTAACGGACGCTACCATACGATCTTATCAAATAAGGGTAAATACCTTAGCCGGTGGAAAAACGCATCCGTAAGCAGCTGGACAAAGCCTGCTATATACCCTTCCGGTCTTCGATGTTATGTATATGATCCTGCCGGAGAGCAATATTGTACCTCATTAAACTACTACACGGGAGAGCCACAGGAACAGGGTAAGATGGGCTTTTCCGCAGGAAGTGCGGTATGCTATCATGAGAGTAATGGACTGCATATTCGGGAAGAGCTATCAATAGCACCGGATGACGATATGGAAGTACGACGGATCTCTGTCTATAACGACACCAACAAAAAGAAGGAAATAGAGATCATCAGCTACGCAACAGCGGCATTGGACAATTCCTTTGTAGCTATTCCCGTACCGATATTACCTGATGGCCAGGTGGTATTGTTTGTCAAGAACGCTAAACACGATAATACCTCACAGGTATGTTTGTTTCATACAACAGTAGTGGAGTCGGGTACGGTACTGTCTGAAGAATATATAGCTACCGCGGACGGAGGAAAGGGAGAGGAGCACAAACATACACAAATGCCGGGACAGGAGAATAACCCCTTGCTGGCAGCTGGCATCCGTAATAAGATATTGGTGGCTCCGAAAGAAACAGTCATAGTGAATGTGCTGATGGGGGTAGGCGAGACGAAAGAACAGAGCATTGATATTGTCAGGAAGATGCAACAACAGCAGGGTATTTCAGCTGTCATAACAGATGCCCGCCGGCATGCCTTAATGGTGAAGAAGCGTGTTAACCTGACAGATGCCAATGCAAGGTTATTCAGACGCCTGGCCGGAAGTACGATTTTCTCGACCCCCGTTGCTGATAATACCCGTACTGACCTCCGGGATGTCGCAGAAAAGCCCGCAACGCTGTTGCTGAAAATTAAAAGTACCGCTCATTCCGATGTCATCCTGCAGATCGTACAGTTACATGCCTACTGGCGCATGCATGGCATCATTACCGACTTGGTGATATGGAATGAAGATACCAGCTGCTATAGACACTTCCTGCAAAAGCTCATCTTCGAAATAATCAACAATGGCGTCAGCGCTGAACTGTTGAACAGACATGGTGGTGGTATATTCATCCGGATGGTAGCTGAATACAATGAAGAAGAAAAACGCTTGCTACAAGACGCTGTCGGCATCATCGTCGCGAAAAACTGGAACACATCCTTCCACCTTTCTAAATGGAATAGTAACATAAACGAAAAAATAGTAACTGCATGA
- a CDS encoding thioesterase domain-containing protein, which produces MITLNEVNEKPVRLTLMPLVINKARNNHLYVLNIKRGSWPLFIIPGIGGKNDRFRMFGNIFREICTVYGLEMMGTQRDEIPLRSIEAIAAQNILWIKEVQPEGPYRLLGYSYGANILYEMVCQLEAAGELVDFAAVLDQPVGELEGLDPELSKLDLVQELLQISRDYYESFRIPFPEWGAALENNLAALDLETLVMGIADFVRQEWPRKWNSIAYVSRLINIRLYNSSIVYSPSVKINSEIIVFNAKSINQDIADDTLGWAAYADNVRSIIVPGNHHSIVWGNNVLEVSRHLRDRINMSR; this is translated from the coding sequence ATGATAACCCTGAATGAAGTAAACGAAAAACCTGTACGGTTAACACTTATGCCACTTGTTATTAATAAAGCCAGGAACAACCATTTATATGTATTGAATATCAAGCGGGGAAGCTGGCCACTATTTATCATACCTGGTATCGGAGGGAAAAATGACCGGTTCCGCATGTTTGGCAACATCTTTAGAGAGATATGTACAGTGTACGGTCTCGAAATGATGGGCACACAACGGGATGAAATTCCATTAAGAAGTATTGAAGCGATTGCGGCACAGAATATCTTATGGATAAAGGAAGTACAACCGGAAGGACCTTATCGTTTGCTGGGATATTCTTATGGCGCAAACATCCTCTACGAAATGGTATGCCAGCTTGAAGCTGCAGGAGAGTTAGTCGATTTTGCGGCAGTATTAGACCAGCCGGTTGGTGAACTGGAGGGGCTTGATCCGGAACTCAGCAAATTGGATCTGGTACAGGAGCTGTTACAAATATCCAGGGATTACTATGAAAGTTTTCGCATCCCCTTCCCTGAATGGGGAGCAGCACTTGAAAACAACCTGGCCGCTTTAGATCTGGAGACATTAGTAATGGGGATCGCAGATTTTGTAAGACAGGAGTGGCCACGAAAGTGGAATAGCATCGCCTACGTCTCCAGATTGATCAATATCAGGTTGTACAATAGCAGTATCGTTTACAGCCCGTCTGTAAAGATTAACTCAGAGATCATTGTTTTTAATGCTAAAAGCATCAATCAGGATATTGCCGACGATACACTAGGTTGGGCGGCATATGCCGACAACGTAAGAAGCATTATTGTACCAGGAAACCATCACAGTATCGTTTGGGGAAACAACGTCCTCGAAGTATCCAGACATCTGAGAGATCGCATCAACATGAGCCGTTAA
- a CDS encoding aspartate/glutamate racemase family protein, which yields MFSLTKDDRVIGIVGGMGPEAGGMLFNRILALSEASTDQDHLSVIMMSLPKYMADRTQFLEGNEEINPAFNITKIILKLEEVGASIVGIPCNTTHVPAIMNKIQELLRDAGSNIRLLHMPVETCKYIAERYPTYKRIGVMSSNGTYRSLLYKNLLERYGYDAVLPEKDFQQQVIHNIIYDPVHGIKANPDRITRQAKLWWTTALDFFRSQQADAVILGCTELSIIAQKTPVPDIPVVDAMESLARSMIKEAVQVVEPIPPGE from the coding sequence ATGTTTAGTCTTACAAAAGATGACAGGGTAATAGGTATAGTAGGAGGGATGGGCCCCGAAGCGGGTGGTATGCTGTTTAATAGGATACTGGCGCTTTCCGAAGCCAGCACAGACCAGGACCACCTGTCCGTTATCATGATGTCCCTGCCCAAATACATGGCCGACAGAACACAGTTCCTGGAAGGAAATGAAGAAATCAACCCGGCCTTCAACATCACAAAGATCATCCTCAAACTGGAAGAGGTCGGCGCATCAATTGTAGGTATCCCTTGTAATACCACACATGTGCCAGCGATCATGAATAAGATACAGGAACTGTTACGCGACGCTGGTAGCAATATCCGATTATTGCACATGCCGGTAGAAACTTGCAAGTATATCGCCGAACGTTACCCGACATACAAAAGAATAGGTGTCATGTCTTCTAATGGCACCTATCGGTCGCTATTATACAAAAACCTCCTGGAACGTTATGGATACGATGCCGTACTGCCGGAAAAAGACTTTCAACAGCAGGTCATTCACAATATCATCTACGATCCGGTACATGGAATAAAAGCCAACCCCGATCGTATCACCAGGCAGGCAAAGTTATGGTGGACAACAGCCCTGGACTTCTTTAGATCGCAACAGGCAGATGCCGTGATACTGGGCTGTACAGAGCTGTCTATCATCGCCCAGAAGACACCCGTCCCCGACATTCCTGTAGTAGATGCAATGGAGTCGCTGGCTCGGTCCATGATCAAAGAAGCTGTACAGGTAGTGGAACCGATCCCGCCTGGTGAATAA
- a CDS encoding serine hydrolase, which produces MMIRSAYKGFLFLMTTLLTSHAIAQEAGHFNLGGKQVDTGSFNQQIRTLMAECNIPATSVALIDNGAVVFFNAYGVKKDTDLVTKETVFEACSLSKTFLLYAVYKLADEGRLDLDKPLYEYLENERLKHDPRYKKITARMVMSHSSGIENWSGFNNGDTLEIVSEPGTKYVYSGEGYVYLSEVVATILQKKYVDYMKERVLEPLQLNHTYTHFTEDEKHPDNYAIGHDPFGRSYEKWINTEPEPASGINTVANDYAKLILAIFGGKNLSATRIHDIMQPVVKLNEKDSTAFFGPGFVVLRNATDTLIYQGGDNEGWKACVLYSVVQKKGLVLMTNSDRGLVMLDRLNQSSVNLDIRPILSKLEFTRQYPNDVTTLLATYKKKGFSQMIKTLDELIDSRKIQPHTLNELSFLIYQYDWRLAQKLLHKNLAMTPSDSLSYYMLGAIAFRLKDYNEARDCFRQARQMKFADFDNNYALDLWLSNCQRNINDLQTRSANKTTIQPGQKARVESEYYNRMYAMENGNSEDTDNTNAVMSIDKDGWLEYKVYVGKPGKYNVSFRVNGTLNKETVTLKSGTKVVARIDKSSLKEVEGWNTITTTAQLPAGWQTMKLNMPATTMSINWFEFTPVR; this is translated from the coding sequence ATGATGATACGATCCGCATATAAGGGTTTTCTGTTTCTGATGACAACACTACTGACCTCCCATGCAATAGCACAGGAAGCAGGTCATTTTAATTTGGGAGGTAAGCAAGTCGATACCGGATCGTTTAATCAGCAGATCAGGACCCTGATGGCAGAATGTAATATCCCGGCTACATCCGTCGCGCTGATCGATAACGGAGCGGTCGTCTTTTTTAATGCCTATGGCGTAAAAAAAGACACCGACCTCGTAACCAAGGAAACAGTTTTTGAAGCGTGCTCACTCTCCAAGACCTTCCTGCTATATGCTGTATACAAACTGGCAGATGAAGGCCGGTTAGACCTGGATAAACCACTGTATGAATACCTGGAGAATGAACGGTTGAAACACGATCCCAGGTATAAAAAGATCACTGCCCGGATGGTCATGAGCCATTCCTCCGGAATCGAGAACTGGTCCGGATTCAATAATGGTGATACCCTCGAAATAGTCAGTGAGCCGGGTACAAAATACGTGTACTCGGGAGAAGGGTATGTCTATCTGTCAGAAGTGGTAGCCACCATCCTCCAAAAGAAATATGTGGATTACATGAAGGAGCGGGTGTTAGAGCCCCTGCAACTGAATCATACATATACACATTTTACAGAGGATGAAAAACATCCGGATAACTACGCCATAGGACATGATCCCTTTGGAAGGTCCTATGAAAAATGGATCAATACAGAGCCCGAACCAGCTTCAGGGATCAACACCGTCGCAAATGACTACGCCAAACTCATCCTCGCTATTTTCGGTGGCAAGAACCTCTCAGCAACACGCATCCATGATATTATGCAGCCCGTAGTGAAGTTGAATGAGAAAGATTCCACCGCCTTCTTCGGACCTGGTTTCGTCGTATTACGAAACGCAACAGATACTCTTATTTATCAGGGGGGAGATAATGAAGGTTGGAAAGCCTGCGTATTGTATTCCGTAGTACAGAAAAAAGGGCTGGTACTAATGACCAACAGTGACCGTGGCCTTGTGATGCTGGATAGATTGAACCAATCGTCCGTAAACCTCGATATTAGGCCCATCCTCAGTAAGCTGGAGTTTACCCGGCAATATCCGAATGACGTGACCACCTTGCTGGCCACTTACAAGAAAAAAGGATTTTCACAGATGATAAAAACACTGGACGAGTTGATCGACTCCCGGAAGATACAACCACATACCCTCAACGAACTGAGTTTCCTGATCTATCAGTATGACTGGCGCCTGGCCCAAAAATTACTACATAAAAACCTGGCAATGACTCCCTCCGACTCGCTGTCTTATTATATGCTGGGCGCAATAGCCTTCCGGTTGAAAGACTACAACGAAGCGCGTGATTGCTTCCGGCAGGCCCGACAAATGAAATTCGCAGATTTTGACAATAACTACGCTTTGGACCTCTGGTTAAGCAATTGCCAGCGTAATATCAACGACCTGCAGACACGTAGTGCCAATAAAACAACCATACAACCAGGACAGAAAGCCCGTGTAGAGAGCGAATATTATAACCGTATGTATGCAATGGAAAATGGCAATTCGGAAGATACAGACAATACCAACGCCGTTATGTCGATCGATAAGGATGGCTGGCTGGAATATAAAGTGTATGTAGGCAAGCCGGGCAAGTACAACGTGAGCTTCCGGGTAAACGGAACGTTGAATAAAGAAACCGTCACATTAAAATCCGGGACTAAAGTGGTCGCCCGTATTGACAAATCATCCCTGAAAGAAGTAGAGGGATGGAATACCATAACGACTACCGCCCAACTGCCTGCTGGCTGGCAGACGATGAAATTAAATATGCCGGCCACCACCATGAGCATTAACTGGTTCGAATTTACACCTGTCCGCTAG